The Heyndrickxia vini genome contains a region encoding:
- a CDS encoding glycoside hydrolase family 19 protein gives MWKRLMAIVVTAFLIFVSMGSWDSQAAPLAKSETKQVKQTKLKLTSITNLYDAADFSKKRKESLAPQTVTVITSTGTGWYKIKTWLGEKWITPKGVKLKLTKTAPLYNEADFSKKRKESVSPQTVTVIDATGTGWYKIKTWLGEKWVAPNGAKLKLSKTTTLYNQPDFSKKRNEKLSPQTVTVTGATGTGWYKIKTWLGEKWVSPDGVSMKLVSTTNLYDKPDVTKRRKEKLSPQSVTVIDTASNGWYKIKTWIGEKWILPNKPAENIGKAYITSDQLKKLGWVNITTSMLKDLNNCLKRYNITTPQRIRHFMSQASHESSAGRYTKEIASGKAYEGRKDLGNIYKGDGPKFKGAGYIQLTGRYNYQRFSTAIKDTKVMSGVNYVSVTYPWTSAGFWWNSNNMNALCDRGATVKEITRRVNGGYNGLTDRERYYNLAIKIF, from the coding sequence ATGTGGAAAAGATTAATGGCAATAGTAGTGACTGCATTTTTAATTTTTGTAAGTATGGGATCATGGGATTCCCAAGCGGCGCCGCTCGCTAAAAGCGAAACAAAACAAGTAAAACAAACCAAATTAAAGCTAACTTCTATTACGAACCTCTATGATGCTGCTGATTTTTCCAAGAAAAGAAAGGAAAGTTTAGCGCCACAAACTGTAACAGTCATCACTTCAACAGGGACTGGATGGTATAAAATTAAAACCTGGTTAGGGGAAAAGTGGATTACTCCAAAAGGAGTGAAGCTAAAACTTACCAAAACAGCTCCTTTATATAATGAAGCTGATTTTTCCAAAAAAAGAAAAGAAAGTGTCTCTCCCCAAACCGTAACGGTCATTGATGCAACAGGAACCGGCTGGTACAAAATCAAAACGTGGTTAGGAGAAAAGTGGGTTGCTCCGAACGGGGCGAAATTAAAGTTAAGTAAGACGACTACATTATACAATCAACCCGATTTTTCCAAAAAAAGAAACGAGAAACTTTCCCCGCAAACAGTTACTGTCACAGGTGCGACAGGAACAGGCTGGTATAAAATCAAGACATGGTTAGGGGAAAAATGGGTTTCACCAGATGGTGTGTCTATGAAACTAGTTTCCACTACAAATTTATACGATAAACCAGACGTAACAAAAAGGCGGAAGGAAAAGCTATCACCACAAAGTGTAACGGTCATCGATACAGCAAGTAACGGCTGGTATAAGATCAAAACATGGATAGGCGAAAAATGGATTCTTCCAAATAAACCGGCAGAAAATATTGGGAAGGCATATATAACTAGTGATCAATTAAAAAAATTAGGCTGGGTAAATATTACGACTTCCATGTTAAAAGACTTGAATAACTGCCTAAAAAGATATAATATTACCACCCCGCAAAGAATTCGGCACTTCATGAGTCAGGCAAGTCATGAATCAAGCGCGGGACGATATACAAAAGAAATCGCAAGTGGAAAAGCATACGAGGGACGAAAAGATCTAGGCAATATCTATAAAGGCGATGGGCCAAAATTCAAAGGGGCTGGTTATATCCAATTAACCGGCAGATACAACTATCAACGTTTTTCAACGGCAATCAAAGATACAAAGGTTATGAGTGGAGTAAACTACGTTTCGGTCACTTATCCGTGGACGAGTGCCGGTTTTTGGTGGAATTCCAACAATATGAACGCACTGTGTGATCGTGGTGCAACAGTAAAGGAAATCACGAGAAGAGTAAACGGTGGTTACAACGGATTAACCGATAGGGAAAGATATTATAATCTTGCTATTAAAATATTTTAA